A window of Brevinematales bacterium genomic DNA:
AGGTTTCTAAACTTTTCGAAGATTATGATTTTGATCTTGTAATAAACTGTTCAGCGTACAACAATGTTGATAAGGCAGAGGGTGAAGGATACAAAGAAGCTTATAGGACTAATGTTGAGGGGGTTAGGTTGCTATCCCTTCTTTCATATGAAAAGAAAATACCAATTATTCACTATTCAACGGATTATGTATTTGATGGTAGTAAAACTACACCTTATACCGAAGATGATTTAACTTGTCCTATATCAAAATATGGATATACCAAGGCGTTAGGAGAAGTGTTTTTAAGGCAAATTAATCCAAGAAGTATATGTTTAAGAGTTAGTTGGGTATTTGGAAGAGGGGAAAATAATTTTATTCACAAGCTTATGAGCTGGATTAGGGAGGGAACTGTTAAGGTTTCTACTGATGAAATCTCTTCTCCAACCAGTGTTAAAACGATAGTAGATGTGAGTTGGAGACTTTTTGAGGAAAGTGCTTTTGGGATATACCATCTTTCTAGTGAAGGGGAATGTAGTAGATATGAGTATGCAAAGTTTGTTTTGAAAGTCATAGGGTGGAAAGGTAAAATATACAGAGCTAAGCAATCTCAATTCAAATTACCTGCTAGGAGACCTAAGTATTCAAAACTTGACCCCACTAAGGTTAAGGATATTACTAATGTTAGGATTCCTGAGTGGCGAGAATCAGTTTACAATTATCTTAAGGAGGAGTATAAATTATGAGGCTTTTGGTTACAGGGTGTGCTGGCTTTATTGGAACTAATTTTGTTTATTACTATCTAAGTAAGCATAAGGATAGCTTCATAGTAGGACTTGATAAACTAACATATGCTGGAAATCTTGAAAATTTAGCTAAACTAACGTTTAAGGATAGAGAAAGATTTGTCTTTGTAAGGGGAGATATCAATAATGCTGAGTTGGTTAACTATTTGTTTAAGCTTTATGATTTTGATGTTGTGGTTAACTTTGCTGCTGAGTCTCATGTTGATAGATCTATTTTTGATCCGCATGTTTTCATACAGACAAATGTTGTAGGTGTTCAGACTTTGTTAAGTGTAGCGATGGATTATTGGAAAAAGGGAGATAGTTGGAGAGGTGATAAAAGGTTTATACAAATTTCAACAGATGAGGTGTATGGTTCTCTAGATTCTGAGGGGTACTTTACCGAAGCTACTCCACTAGATCCTCATAGTCCTTATTCTGCCAGCAAAGCTGGTGGAGATTTAGTTGCGAAGAGTTATTACTATACATTTGGCATGCCAGTTATTATAACAAGATGTTCTAATAATTATGGACCTTACCAATTCCCAGAGAAACTAATACCTCTTATGATATGGAATGCTATTAATCACAGAGAGTTACCTGTTTATGGTGATGGTAGAAATATCAGAGATTGGCTTTATGTAGAAGATCATTGTAGAGCTATAGATATTGTAATACAAAAAGGTAGAGTAGGAGAAGTTTATAACATCGGAGGCCATAATGAGAGAGAGAATATATATGTTGTAAAAAAGATATTAGAGATTTTGAGAAAGAAAACAAATGATGATAGTATAAATGAAGATCTAATAAAGTTTGTTAAAGACCGTCCTGGGCATGATAGGAGGTATGCTATTGATCCTACAAAGATAATATCTGAGCTTGGTTGGAAGCATACCTTGTCTTTTGAAGAGGGACTTGAGATAACCATAGAATGGTATTTGAAAAATCTTGATTGGGTGAGAAATGTGATTTCGGGTGAGTATCTAAAATTCTACGACAAGAACTATGCAAATAGATAGTTTTCTTAGAAAATATTGGTAACAGTAATTTACTGATCATTTTGAAATTTATTTTTTGATGTGCTATTCTTTGTTTTGAACTTTACTAAATGAAAAAGTGTTTCTGTAGTGATCAGATTTATACTTAGGTTTAGGGGTAATTAGGAATGATAGAGAGGTTTTTCAAGGCTTCTTGTAAGACTAAGCTTTCACTTCTACTTCATAAAAGAATATATTTTGGTAGTTACCTACTTTCGGTTTGTAAGTGTTAATTATTTTTACGTTTTTGTAGTTTAATTTATTGCTTGTTGGAAGTAATAAATTGAAAGATTTCCTAAAAAACTTCCGAATAGTATCTATATCATTAAAGGCTTTTGAAATAACACAAAAATTTGCTAGATATTCTTCGGGTGGTTTTTCTAAAGATGAGTTTATAATGTGTATGTTCGGAGACAAAACTGATGAAACATATTCCAAAAATGCTACTTTTCTCTTTTTATTCTCGATTAGCAAAAATGTTTTTTGAGGGAATACAAAGCTTAGAATTATTCCTGGTACTCCATTACCACTTCCAAAGTCAAATACGTTATCATAATCTTTGATGAATGGTATGTAGTTGAAAGAAAATAGTATATGTTTTTCAAAAAACTCTTCCTTTGTATTTGAGGTTAAACTGGTACTAACATTCCATTCAAATAGTATTTCAATGTATTTTTCTATTTTTTCTTTAATTTTACTGTGATCTAAGTTTTCTATAAATCCTATTTCATTTAGGATAGTATAATCAATCATATATATATTCTAAATGTCTTTTCTCCATGTTTACATGTATGTTTTGTTAGAATTCAAAAATTTCAATAAAATTCTTAGTTTAAACCTTTATACAGTGAAATAATTTAGTTGATCTGTACTTTTGTAATCCTTATAATGCATATTTTTTATACATATTTGTTTATTTTGTATACACTTGGTTTGTGTGTATGATGGCAGGTATGAAATTAATAAACATTATTAAGGTTAAAATTTTTTGGATGTTCCTTATCATTCTTGTGTGATTTAGGTTATCATTTTCAAAAAGCTAGTGCAAGCTTCTGTTTTTTTTGATGTATTAAGTATATTAATAATTTCTGTATTCAAAGGGCTTACTTTTACGAAATACGAACTCCTAGTATTTTTGGCATGGTATTTGAATACAACATAAAGGACTTGGAGGTTTGATATGGATATTGAGAGAGAGAATGCTCAGGAAATTAATGAAATACAAGGAAGTGATGCTGATAAGGTAAATGTTTCAGATTCAGATAGTGATATTCCTAAAGGGGACGAGGATGTGAAGGATACTAACAAGGACCAAGACAAGGTTAAGAAGATAAAGGAGTTTATTTTAAACTTAAAGAAAGAAATTGAACTTAAAGAGTCTAAGATAAGAGAGTATGAGGATCTTATAAAGAGATTAGCTGCTGATTTTGATAACTACAAAAAGAAAGTTAATAAAGAAAAAGTAGAGTATGTTAGATTTGCTACCAAGGATTTCATCCTTGATTTATTGCCTATAATAGACAATTTTGATAGGGCTATAGAAAGCATAGAAAGAGCGAATTTGGATGATAGTGCAAAGGATATATTTATTGGTATAAAGCTTATATACAAGGAGCTTATGAATGTACTTTTGAAGTATGGAGTTGTTAGAATAGATATGGAGGGTAAAATTTACGATCCTAACATAAGTGAAGTGATAGAAGTTGAAGAGGTAGAAGTAGAAGACGACGACAAGGATGTTGTTGTAAAAGAATATCTTAAGGCATACAAGATGTATGATAACGTTATAAGACCTGGTAAGGTAAAGGTTCAAAAGCAGAGAAAGAAAAGTAAGGAAAAAAATACAAACAATATAAATGATGAAGGGACTGGAAGTGGGGGTGTGTCTTCCTCCTCGTAGTTTTTAGTTACGGGGAGGTGTCTTTATTTTTTATATAGGAGGGATTTATGGCTGGTAAGATTATAGGTATTGACCTTGGTACAACAAATTCAGTTGTTGCTGTTATGGAGGGTGGTAAACCTGTTGTTATACAAAATCAAGAAGGTAGTAGAACTACTCCTTCAATAGTAGGTTTCACTCAAAAAGGAGAGGTATTAGTAGGTGCTCCTGCGAAAAATCAAATGATAGTTAATCCTGAAAATACTATTTACTCAATAAAGAGATTTATGGGTAGAAGATTTGAGGAAACTGAAGAAGAAAGAAGAAGGGTACCTTATAAAGTTGTTCCTCATGGTGATAGTGTTAGAGTTCAAACAATTGCTGGTGAGTTTTCACCTGAAGAAATATCTGCTAGAGTACTTATGAAGTTAAAGGCTGCTGCTGAAGATTACTTGGGTGAGAAAGTAGAGAGAGCGGTTATAACTGTTCCTGCTTACTTCAATGATGCTCAAAGACAGGCAACTAAGAATGCGGGTATTATTGCTGGGCTAAAAGTTGAGAGAATACTTAATGAACCTACAGCTGCTGCACTAGCGTATGGTCTTGATAAAGAAGTTGTGAAAAGAGGAAAAGAAATGAAAATTGCTGTCTATGACTTAGGTGGTGGTACTTTTGATATTTCTATACTCGAAATAGGAGAGGGAGTATTTGAGGTTAAATCAACAAATGGAGATA
This region includes:
- the rfbD gene encoding dTDP-4-dehydrorhamnose reductase, whose translation is MRVLLVGAYGQLGTEFRRFFERNSIEYVPVSRNARDEKTYQTSVYDKDKVSKLFEDYDFDLVINCSAYNNVDKAEGEGYKEAYRTNVEGVRLLSLLSYEKKIPIIHYSTDYVFDGSKTTPYTEDDLTCPISKYGYTKALGEVFLRQINPRSICLRVSWVFGRGENNFIHKLMSWIREGTVKVSTDEISSPTSVKTIVDVSWRLFEESAFGIYHLSSEGECSRYEYAKFVLKVIGWKGKIYRAKQSQFKLPARRPKYSKLDPTKVKDITNVRIPEWRESVYNYLKEEYKL
- the rfbB gene encoding dTDP-glucose 4,6-dehydratase, encoding MRLLVTGCAGFIGTNFVYYYLSKHKDSFIVGLDKLTYAGNLENLAKLTFKDRERFVFVRGDINNAELVNYLFKLYDFDVVVNFAAESHVDRSIFDPHVFIQTNVVGVQTLLSVAMDYWKKGDSWRGDKRFIQISTDEVYGSLDSEGYFTEATPLDPHSPYSASKAGGDLVAKSYYYTFGMPVIITRCSNNYGPYQFPEKLIPLMIWNAINHRELPVYGDGRNIRDWLYVEDHCRAIDIVIQKGRVGEVYNIGGHNERENIYVVKKILEILRKKTNDDSINEDLIKFVKDRPGHDRRYAIDPTKIISELGWKHTLSFEEGLEITIEWYLKNLDWVRNVISGEYLKFYDKNYANR
- a CDS encoding 16S rRNA (guanine(527)-N(7))-methyltransferase RsmG, which produces MIDYTILNEIGFIENLDHSKIKEKIEKYIEILFEWNVSTSLTSNTKEEFFEKHILFSFNYIPFIKDYDNVFDFGSGNGVPGIILSFVFPQKTFLLIENKKRKVAFLEYVSSVLSPNIHIINSSLEKPPEEYLANFCVISKAFNDIDTIRKFFRKSFNLLLPTSNKLNYKNVKIINTYKPKVGNYQNIFFYEVEVKA
- a CDS encoding nucleotide exchange factor GrpE, encoding MDIERENAQEINEIQGSDADKVNVSDSDSDIPKGDEDVKDTNKDQDKVKKIKEFILNLKKEIELKESKIREYEDLIKRLAADFDNYKKKVNKEKVEYVRFATKDFILDLLPIIDNFDRAIESIERANLDDSAKDIFIGIKLIYKELMNVLLKYGVVRIDMEGKIYDPNISEVIEVEEVEVEDDDKDVVVKEYLKAYKMYDNVIRPGKVKVQKQRKKSKEKNTNNINDEGTGSGGVSSSS